The genome window GCGGTGCTCGGCGGCGTCGGCGCCGTCGGTGCCGCCCACCGGCTGCCAGGCCAGCACCGTGACGCGCCCGTCGGGGTCGGAGCACACGAGGTGGTCCTCACCGCGCGCGAGCACGTCACGGCCCATGCGGGCCATGAAGGCGTAGAGGTGGTACGTCGGCTTGGCGACCTGCCGGTGCGTGAGCATGCCGAACCCGCCGTGGAAGAAGGACGTCGGGACGTTGGCCTCCTCGAAGACGTCGCAGAACGTCCAGTAGGAGAACGACGCCGCCATGTCGCCACCGCCCGCGAGCACCGGGGCCAGGAACGCCGCGTTGTACGCGGTGTCGTGGATCGGGTTGTCGGGGCGGTAGGAGGTGTTGAACTCGGTGATGTGCACGGGCAGCCCCGCCAGGGGCGTGCCCTGCAGGTAGCGGCGCGGCGCGTCGAACTGCTCGAGCAGGTCCTGCGGCGGCATCTGGGTCTGGTAGACGCCGAACGGGATCCGCTGCACGGGTCCGGACGCGTACGCGTGCCGGCTGACGAAGTCGATCGGCACGTCGCGGCTCGTCACGAAGTCGGTGAACGGCGCCCACCACTCGTCGTCGGAGCCGCCGCAGATCGCCGGGCCGCCGACCTGCAGGCTCGCGTCGACGTCCTTGATCGCGCGCGCCGTCTCCTCGTAGAGACGGAAGTAGGCGGGCTGGTCGGCGTCCTTCCAGAACACCGTGAGGTTCGGCTCGTTCCACACCTCGATCGGCCACTGGCGGACCTCGTCGATCCCGTACCGCTCGATCTGGTGGCGCAGGAACGCCTGCACGAGCGCGACCCACTCGCCGTGGTCGCGCGGCGGGGTCACGTTGCCCTTCCACCAGAACACCGTCTGGTCGCCCGACGCGAGCTGCGAGGGCATGAACCCGAGCTCGAGGAAGGGCTTGATGCCGACCGACAGGAAGAAGTCGTGGACCTGGTCGACGTAGCTGAACGCGTACCGGCTGTGCGTGCGGCCGTCGATCTCGTCGGTGCGCAGCACGCCCATGTCGTCCGACAGCACGCCGTGCCCGCGGATGTGCCGGAACCCGATCTCCTGCTGCACGCGCGTCAGGGAGTCGCGGTAGTCGGAACGCAGGGCGAGGTTCATGCGGCCCGTGCCGACGCACGCGCGCCAGGCGTCGGGCAGCGGACCGGTGGGCTGGGCGGGAACGACGGTGCGCACGGGTGCGACCTCCAGGCGACGGTGACAGGGGGCGACGACGACGTCCGCCGCGGCGGACGGGAACACCCTCGCACGTGCGCGCCAGGGCGGTGGCACGACGGTGCACGGACTGCACCACCGCAGGGAGAAGCCCGGCCCCCTCGCCCGCCGGGGCGGGACGAGGGGGCCGGGCCGGGTGGATCAGCCGTTCTTCTCGGCGAACCGCTTCTGCGCGGCGTTCACGACGTCGAGGTACTGCTGGAGGCTCTTGCCCTCGAGCTCGGCCACGTACGCGTCCCACTCGTCGAACGAGCGCTGGCCGAGGATGAAGGCGGCCGTGTTCTGGTTGACGTGGTCCTTCAGGGCCGTCGTCCACAGCGACACCTGCTCGCGCTCGAGCTCGTCCAGCGGGGCCGGCGGCGCCACCTCCGCGAGCTCCTTGTCGGACATCGACTGGACGAACTCCACGACCTCGGGCCGCAGCATCGACTGGTCGAGCTCGTCGGAGGAGCCGTGCTCGAGCATCCACACGCCGTTGTGGTAGCCGTAGTCGACGTTGAGGAGCTTCGGCGCACCCGGGTTCAGACCGTTCTGGTCGATCTCCGGCATGAGGGTGCGCGTGCCGTCGGCGTCCTTGGTGTAGGTCTCGCCCTCGACGCCCCACTTGGAGAACTCGAGGCCCTCGTCGGAGTAGAACAGCCAGTCGAGGAACTGGAGCATCGCGAGGAAGTCGTCCTGCTCGGCCACCTTCGACGAGAGCATCACGCCGCTGATGAGGCGCCCACCGGCGACGATGTCACCGGCCGGACCACCCGGGACCCGGATCATGACGACCTCGCCGGTCTGCCCGGTCTCGGTCATCGCGGTGCGGACCTTGAGGATCTCCTGGTCGTTCGTCAGCTGCGCGAACGCCTGGCCGTTCGCCATCTTCTGGATGGCCTGGTCGTCCTCCTGCGTGAGGCTCTCGGGGTCCATGAGCCCGTCCGCGACGAGCCCGTTGAAGTACTCGAGCAGCTCGCGGTACTCGTCCATGGCGCCGGTGTAGACGAACTCCTCGGCGTCCTCGTCCCACCAGGTGCCCTCGCCGTAGCCCCAGCCTGCAGCGGTGCCGAAGTTCGGGGCGGCGACGTTGAGGGAGGCCTCGAGCGGGCCGTTGGCCGACCAGCGGTCGGACAGCGGGTACGTGTCGGGGTAGGCGGCCTTGACCTTGGCCAGGTCGGCGGCGAAGTCCTCGTAGGTCTCCGGCGCGAGGCTCAGGCCGAGCTGCTCCCACACGTCCTTGCGGACCGCGTACGTGTAGGTCGGGCGGACCGACTCACGCAGGCCGGGCAGCACGTAGTACTTGCCGTCCTCCTGCCGCGTGCGGTCGATCTCGGCCTGCAGGTCCCACTTCTCGACCTTGTCCAGGAAGTGCGGCATGTTCTCGACGTAGTCGCTGACCGGCAGGATCGCCCCGCCGGCGACGAACGCCGAGTCCTGGCCGGGGTACGTCACCGAGATGATGTCGGGCGCGTTGCCGGCGCCGATCGCGATCGACTGGGCCTGCTGCCAGTCCGACAGCGGGGCGGTCTGGATCTCGAACTCGACGTTCTGGTTCTCC of Cellulomonas dongxiuzhuiae contains these proteins:
- a CDS encoding GH39 family glycosyl hydrolase — its product is MRTVVPAQPTGPLPDAWRACVGTGRMNLALRSDYRDSLTRVQQEIGFRHIRGHGVLSDDMGVLRTDEIDGRTHSRYAFSYVDQVHDFFLSVGIKPFLELGFMPSQLASGDQTVFWWKGNVTPPRDHGEWVALVQAFLRHQIERYGIDEVRQWPIEVWNEPNLTVFWKDADQPAYFRLYEETARAIKDVDASLQVGGPAICGGSDDEWWAPFTDFVTSRDVPIDFVSRHAYASGPVQRIPFGVYQTQMPPQDLLEQFDAPRRYLQGTPLAGLPVHITEFNTSYRPDNPIHDTAYNAAFLAPVLAGGGDMAASFSYWTFCDVFEEANVPTSFFHGGFGMLTHRQVAKPTYHLYAFMARMGRDVLARGEDHLVCSDPDGRVTVLAWQPVGGTDGADAAEHRVELSLPVRGDAAFVLRERVNEHDGNAFAAWREMGRPMSPTARELDLLHACARPSVEHDVARTAGGRVELDLTLARHEVTFVELTPVTPAHHEGLDDRRLLGADDDRLVARHERGRA
- a CDS encoding ABC transporter substrate-binding protein — its product is MRTTKKRSVAYAATAATLALALAACSGGAEDEAAETPEASELGQVGAMADYEVGTTFKATEPVSFGLMYRDHPNYPLKDDWDILTKFKENQNVEFEIQTAPLSDWQQAQSIAIGAGNAPDIISVTYPGQDSAFVAGGAILPVSDYVENMPHFLDKVEKWDLQAEIDRTRQEDGKYYVLPGLRESVRPTYTYAVRKDVWEQLGLSLAPETYEDFAADLAKVKAAYPDTYPLSDRWSANGPLEASLNVAAPNFGTAAGWGYGEGTWWDEDAEEFVYTGAMDEYRELLEYFNGLVADGLMDPESLTQEDDQAIQKMANGQAFAQLTNDQEILKVRTAMTETGQTGEVVMIRVPGGPAGDIVAGGRLISGVMLSSKVAEQDDFLAMLQFLDWLFYSDEGLEFSKWGVEGETYTKDADGTRTLMPEIDQNGLNPGAPKLLNVDYGYHNGVWMLEHGSSDELDQSMLRPEVVEFVQSMSDKELAEVAPPAPLDELEREQVSLWTTALKDHVNQNTAAFILGQRSFDEWDAYVAELEGKSLQQYLDVVNAAQKRFAEKNG